A window of the Hordeum vulgare subsp. vulgare chromosome 5H, MorexV3_pseudomolecules_assembly, whole genome shotgun sequence genome harbors these coding sequences:
- the LOC123452901 gene encoding uncharacterized protein LOC123452901 isoform X1, protein MDFAAMKRRELQALCKEHGLKANGSNADLAARLAATLPISGGAEEDAVGVVVGKGCLKRSSGGAIGGDSDAAKKVTFVLEEEEEEEEAEVGDRRRRSQLLLSPVVARTRGRRRAEGALSLAEEAGGEGRTTRSQVGSDSADESDGGKAGADAVTRRHTRNAANLGAGDVVERVAGAAGRKTPAKSEQQEVDAGEAVGKKHQLKRKTRENEADDVDVSVQVGVSRRSARASALQSEPAAAPSPVVHNKRGRKKAGDIKEQDRVKEQPTEIQHVGRRSGSVVVTPLTPAVSENKRSRSKVLEGKTAVEKVADVEISGRTTRSSSVAADATSPIVVVNKRRKKESVCSDEGPHTVPDVTNGAPVTRVLRNRAIQTVGSTDLKVAQPTMLNSAKDGVEDGVAKRGGHVGSKKRKMPNGRATVATNGGEIPFSDSNGKASAMDMHLEIPGPVRRSMRKSVVPLFLEHETKGMHGDVEIKETVTKPVGRSTRRSVAPVILEKECKGLTKPVEIKATVTKPVGRSNRRSVAPITLEKQCKGLTKEMVPQAHVKGPAKKSVVLSMTEKGRKSIVTDMIPEARAGRSTRKPALAIVNSKKNDHCEAASSEKSSSAKSEELEKQQTVKEPVRRLTRKSFVPAVLEKDRKVVPAEMNPDTQVNNENGDHTNMECAKGEHLEKQLVVKEPSRRSTHESVAPHVMEKEIKGLQEESKSEDPVSTSVRKLAGPNAVDKQSKDHREIVPHVIEKEINGSQEESKPDVPVRTVCKLAGPNVVDKESKYHTEIVRREESSVRPRSAQTRHSVQNDASLRHTRYRSSKLAISPLQSKPTASKGRLTKRSGTASLEEVMPPEEQKEEQIAHGVDTSDTIDVASANSLESGVLPSPAEKSDLRDSQLKSQPEGTVVDSSISLGKDVSNSLESGVLPSPAEKSDLRDSQLKSQPEGTVVDSSISLGKDVSTSLEFELESPVVGTTDTEKPSSDLTIPDCKHVGDLSEEALDSTENDAGRCSPDLGNIEGPDTHNTSPSFKNGIEESDVHKVECQVETVASLKPDSYQGSDEYSTRVEESVGLMFSSQHNNEQEGFTVSTLRKDWVASVQLYSSEDVHHTVRDVTRKDGICYKEEKTALIPSDINALHEKSHADEPAEHVSGVSGALFRISQSTTIVDEVNSDSSQLESVDALDNHIVSSNTKGLQKDNIEECNLYNARVTEGIHASVMSEAERVAVPETLALHELLKRNLEGDDLEVQSFNHCEDESPKQSTCEGQSFLGSGICQTVSQRYTDLVCVKDHEDECNQHSEDQLTSGILGSGMSEPALVERSEIGMALFPAAETSPFSDEQLNTKLEGNAEQSLISDKDSSNITLTDFLGKNHLSSFKGPIMDPWHDQELPNDMPAPKPPEESAVFLDDKVSGSVQSRSSDKDGSNISDTGSLGNKNLSSMKDPSMDPCHDQELPSDLSMDPCHDQEPPSDMPAPKSPEDLAACMDERVSGSVGICQTSASIVKGNHIAMDPHCAVKQVDNLSQSAAALLRNRKRTPCKPDGLEPLSDDLFVIDSSTPMEPLLAEAGLKVGSPDKKLPMEQVQQDDLQVQEGTVEKPSLDSATSESKHECILPDKAGYLSLKNEIYPSSIEQSLSSQDDVQVEAGTLKETALGSTTPECKDEYEFLDEADPHSLKHERGSLIVEQSPFSLPKTLFSQGSVEEPSECVVLSSARVQSENGVCESNSGSDRDTSVDFSAVSKSKDCLDTSEQDKENEGLTEASHQQGDLQVQEDTVERTVLGSDVPECKHECGLPAEAEPRSLMNQRSSIEQSAFAVQSLISKEDVQVQGIVEKTVVGSATPECKHECVSPDKAGPRSLKNARYPSSIEQSKFHLLSPSSQDDVQAQEGTLDKTALGSATPGCKDEYGFPDEADPHSLKHERGSLIVEQSPFSLPKTLFLQESVEEPSECVVLSSVRVQAENGVCEANLGSDHDTIAYFKAVSKSGDFQDTSEQDGENEGLTEASHGLEQVATGQLDLEAVNIMEDADSEEVAYDEENKKLVHPTDMNSLCEKIIVSRPVEHASGLGDSLLSRSLIPSTDNNDVLLSSNPCLFESTNFLDEIDSSNTKALQQGLKKQQCDECKEYQIPFEAGINDMIETGTEKDRDSGVPPLPSEQTSNILMERLNTKLLGTEAPEFDLSCDKDGSDYLETEPAVNNVCRNILMDYSLPKDCSTDDYQQMGLFEDLSEQKSPDNASVCWEDSDPRGVSATIEKPSPSFDLAIPDFKHEGALAEEAVYSMKNNTESCSRDHRRSSIGLHHLFLQESLTGSDLPGDLVLPSTENEDGSNTCHAEKIPGFKHEGALSDEAVYSLKNTESSSRDQRRLSIGLHHLFLQESFKGSDVHDDLVLPSTENEDDSNTRHAEKMVSSEPDSHQGSRVDLSMVEEIKGLFSSQRDYEQEGFLSSSHKTENVASAQLDISEDRNLMRRDIITEVICKEEEKRELIPSLDTDTPCGISHTDEPDEQQITLLQAAETSASADKQLSSESAEDEFKEHNVSSEVTSGIFGVGSVKSNLFHLHEDSHTNPIQGKDLPNDLSAPKSPVQSTTGQAESLLGSGLCHTVVRRSTEEIHTKLQHKRKEECSEYIDDQATLMSERALFGGSVSGMTLLPTAEPSSLPEEQFDPEPECDGFEEPDCSYDEDASYLFGSGSVKNNVPHLGHKEEYYEHSDDPYISGMPKPSLNGESESGVALLPAEETPALTNEHLNFKMEEPSLYFDIDISDMSDTGLMENDNLSSLPKENYMETWKQGEISIGTSAAKSLGESAVCSDDKVPGSGGTCQTSGR, encoded by the exons ATGGATTTCGCGGCGATGAAGCGGCGGGAACTGCAGGCGCTCTGCAAGGAGCACGGCCTCAAGGCCAACGGATCAAACGCCGACCTGgccgcccgcctcgccgccaCGCTCCCG ATTTCCGGCGGTGCGGAGGAGGACGCCGTCGGCGTCGTTGTGGGGAAGGGATGTTTGAAGCGATCGTCCGGCGGCGCTATCGGCGGGGATTCGGATGCGGCCAAGAAGgtgacgtttgtgttggaggaagaggaggaagaggaggaggcggaggtgggTGACAGACGCCGGAGGTCCCAGCTGTTGTTGTCGCCGGTTGTTGCCAGGACGAGGGGTAGGCGGAGGGCCGAGGGTGCTCTCTCTCTCGCTGAAGAAGCTGGGGGGGAGGGTCGTACAACGCGTTCCCAAGTTGGTAGTGATTCTGCTGACGAAAGTGATGGTGGGAAGGCAGGTGCAGATGCTGTGACGAGGCGGCACACGAGGAATGCAGCCAATTTGGGTGCAGGTGATGTGGTTGAGAGGGTAGCTGGAGCTGCAGGTCGGAAAACCCCTGCCAAATCCGAGCAACAAGAGGTGGACGCTGGAGAAGCAGTTGGTAAGAAGCATCAGCTGAAGCGGAAGACCAGGGAGAATGAGGCTGACGATGTGGATGTCAGTGTGCAAGTTGGAGTTTCTCGCAGAAGCGCAAGGGCTAGTGCTCTTCAGTCTGAACCTGCTGCCGCACCGTCTCCTGTTGTTCACAAcaaaagagggaggaagaaggcagGAGATATCAAGGAACAAGATCGTGTCAAGGAGCAACCTACTGAAATTCAACATGTGGGCAGAAGATCTGGATCGGTTGTTGTCACTCCACTGACGCCTGCTGTTTCTGAAAATAAGAGAAGTAGGTCAAAGGTGCTGGAAGGGAAAACTGCCGTGGAGAAGGTTGCTGATGTGGAAATATCTGGTAGGACTACAAGATCAAGCTCCGTAGCAGCTGACGCGACGTCACCAATTGTTGTTGTGAAcaagaggagaaagaaggaaagtGTCTGCTCAGATGAAGGGCCACATACAGTTCCAGATGTGACAAATGGTGCTCCTGTTACAAGGGTCTTGAGGAATAGAGCTATTCAGACCGTTGGCAGTACTGACTTGAAGGTAGCTCAGCCAACCATGCTCAATTCCGCCAAAGATGGCGTAGAAGATGGTGTGGCTAAGCGAGGTGGGCATGTGGGGTCCAAAAAGAGGAAAATGCCGAATGGTAGGGCTACAGTAGCCACAAATGGCGGTGAAATCCCATTTTCTGATAGCAATGGTAAGGCTTCTGCTATGGACATGCACTTAGAGATACCTGGGCCTGTGAGAAGATCAATGCGGAAATCTGTTGTTCCAttgtttcttgagcatgaaaccaAAGGTATGCATGGAGATGTGGAGATCAAAGAAACAGTGACAAAACCTGTTGGGCGATCAACCCGGCGGTCTGTTGCCCCAGTTATACTTGAGAAAGAGTGCAAGGGTCTCACAAAACCTGTGGAGATCAAAGCAACAGTGACAAAACCTGTTGGGCGATCAAACCGCCGATCTGTTGCCCCAATTACTCTTGAGAAACAGTGCAAGGGTCTCACAAAAGAAATGGTTCCTCAAGCGCATGTTAAGGGACCAGCAAAGAAATCTGTTGTCTTGTCTATGACTGAGAAAGGAAGAAAGAGCATCGTTACAGACATGATTCCAGAAGCGCGTGCTGGAAGGTCAACGCGGAAACCTGCTCTTGCTATTGTTAATAGTAAGAAGAATGATCACTGTGAAGCAGCCAGCAGTGAGAAGTCTTCAAGTGCTAAGAGTGAGGAGTTGGAGAAGCAACAAACAGTCAAGGAACCTGTTAGACGGTTAACACGGAAATCATTTGTCCCAGCTGTGCTTGAGAAGGACAGGAAGGTTGTACCTGCAGAAATGAATCCTGATACACAGGTCAATAATGAGAATGGTGATCACACTAATATGGAATGTGCTAAGGGTGAACACTTGGAGAAACAACTAGTAGTGAAAGAACCATCTAGGCGATCAACGCATGAATCTGTTGCCCCACATGTGATGGAGAAAGAAATTAAGGGTTTACAAGAAGAATCAAAGTCTGAAGATCCTGTGAGCACATCCGTTCGTAAGCTGGCTGGTCCTAATGCGGTTGATAAGCAGAGCAAAGATCACAGAGAAATTGTCCCACATGTGATTGAGAAAGAAATTAATGGTTCTCAAGAAGAATCAAAGCCAGATGTTCCTGTGAGGACAGTGTGTAAACTGGCTGGTCCTAATGTGGTTGATAAGGAGAGCAAGTATCACACTGAAATTGTCAGAAGGGAAGAGTCAAGTGTTCGCCCAAGAAGCGCACAAACAAGACATTCTGTTCAGAATGATGCGAGTCTGCGGCACACAAGATACAGATCTTCAAAGCTAGCAATATCACCGCTACAGTCAAAGCCCACAGCTTCAAAGGGAAGACTGACAAAGAGGAGTGGAACTGCATCTTTGGAAGAAGTTATGCCTCCTGAAGAGCAGAAGGAAGAACAAATTGCTCATGGTGTCGACACGAGTGATACGATCGATGTTGCCAGTGCTAATAGCTtggaaagtggggtgctaccttcCCCAGCTGAAAAATCTGATTTGCGTGACTCCCAGCTTAAATCTCAGCCGGAGGGCACAGTTGTTGATTCCAGCATCAGCCTTGGTAAAGATGTTAGTAATAGCTtggaaagtggggtgctaccttcCCCAGCTGAAAAATCTGATTTGCGTGACTCCCAGCTTAAATCTCAGCCGGAGGGCACAGTTGTTGATTCCAGCATCAGCCTTGGTAAAGATGTTAGTACCAGCTTGGAGTTTGAGCTCGAGAGCCCAGTAGTAG GTACCACTGACACTGAGAAGCCTTCGTCCGATTTAACTATTCCGGACTGTAAACATGTAGGTGATTTATCTGAGGAAGCCCTGGACTCAACAGAAAATGATGCTGGAAGGTGCTCACCAGATCTTGGAAACATAGAAGGACCTGATACACATAATACTAGTCCATCTTTTAAAAATGGCATAGAAGAATCAGATGTTCACAAGGTTGAATGTCAAGTTGAAACAGTTGCTTCATTAAAACCTGACTCATATCAAGGCTCTGATGAATATTCAACCAGAGTTGAAGAAAGTGTAGGTTTAATGTTTTCGTCTCAGCATAATAATGAACAAGAAG GATTTACAGTTTCCACCCTCAGAAAAGATTGGGTTGCATCCGTGCAGCTGTATTCGTCAGAGGATGTACATCATACAGTAAG GGATGTTACTAGAAAGGACGGGATCTGCTACAAGGAAGAGAAAACGGCCCTTATTCCTTCAGACATTAATGCTCTCCATGAAAAATCACATGCGGATGAACCTG CTGAGCACGTTTCTGGTGTTAGTGGAGCTCTATTTCGCATTTCACAGAGCACCACTATTGTTGATGAAGTTAATTCGGATTCTTCACAACTAGAATCAGTTGATGCTTTAGATAATCATATAGTATCTTCTAATACCAAAGGGCTTCAAAAGGATAACATAGAGGAATGCAATCTATACAATGCTAGAGTTACAGAAGGCATCCATGCAAGTGTCATGTCTGAAGCTGAACGGGTTGCGGTACCAGAAACATTAGCATTGCATGAGCTGCTTAAGCGCAATCTGGAGGGTGATGATCTCGAAGTACAAAGCTTTAACCACTGTGAAGATGAATCTCCAAAACAATCTACATGTGAGGGTCAAAGCTTTTTAGGGTCAG GTATTTGTCAAACTGTTTCACAAAGGTATACAGATTTAGTTTGTGTCAAGGATCATGAAGATGAATGCAATCAACACAGTGAAGATCAGCTTACTTCAGGCATCCTAGGAAGTGGCATGTCTGAACCTGCACTTGTTGAACGATCGGAAATTGGAATGGCTTTGTTCCCAGCTGCAGAAACATCACCATTTTCAGATGAGCAGCTTAACACCAAGCTGGAGGGCAACGCTGAACAAAGCCTTATCAGTGACAAAGACAGCAGCAATATTACTCTCACTGATTTTTTGGGAAAGAATCATCTGTCTAGCTTCAAGGGCCCTATAATGGATCCTTGGCATGACCAGGAGCTCCCAAATGACATGCCTGCACCTAAACCTCCTGAAGAATCTGCAGTTTTTCTGGATGACAAAGTCTCGGGTTCCGTGCAAAGCCGTAGCTCTGATAAAGATGGTAGCAACATCTCTGACACTGGATCTTTGGGAAACAAGAATCTGTCCAGCATGAAGGACCCTTCAATGGATCCTTGCCATGACCAGGAACTCCCCAGTGACCTTTCAATGGATCCTTGCCATGACCAGGAACCCCCCAGTGACATGCCTGCACCTAAATCTCCTGAAGATCTTGCAGCTTGTATGGATGAGAGAGTGTCAGGTTCAGTAG GGATTTGTCAAACTAGTGCAAGTATAGTCAAAGGAAACCACATTGCTATGGATCCCCACTGTGCTGTGAAGCAAGTGGATAACCTGAGCCAATCTGCAGCTGCCTTGCTGAGAAATAGGAAGAGAACACCTTGTAAGCCCGATGGTCTTGAGCCTCTCAGTGATGACTTGTTTGTGATTGATTCATCAACACCTATGGAGCCTCTACTGGCGGAAGCAGGACTCAAAGTTGGCAGTCCTGACAAGAAACTACCTATGGAGCAGGTTCAGCAAGATGATTTACAAGTGCAAGAAG GTACCGTAGAGAAGCCATCATTAGATTCAGCCACATCAGAGAGTAAACATGAATGTATATTACCTGATAAAGCAGGTTATCTCTCATTGAAGAATGAGATATATCCATCAAGTATTGAACAGTCCCTTTCCTCGCAGGATGATGTACAAGTAGAGGCAG GTACCCTAAAGGAGACAGCACTAGGTTCGACTACACCAGAGTGTAAAGATGAatatgaatttcttgatgaagcaGATCCACACTCATTGAAGCACGAGAGAGGTTCATTGATTGTTGAACAATCACCATTTAGTCTGCCGAAGACCCTTTTCTCGCAGGGAAGTGTAGAAGAACCCAGTGAATGTGTTGTCCTTTCTTCAGCAAGAGTTCAGTCTGAAAATGGAGTTTGCGAGTCAAATTCTGGTTCCGACCGTGATACTAGTGTAGACTTTAGTGCAGTTTCCAAAAGTAAAGATTGTCTGGATACTTCTGAGCAAGATAAGGAAAATGAAG GATTAACGGAGGCTAGTCATCAACAAGGTGATCTCCAAGTACAAGAAG ATACCGTGGAGAGGACAGTACTAGGTTCAGATGTACCAGAGTGTAAACATGAATGTGGATTACCTGCTGAAGCAGAACCCCGCTCATTGATGAATCAGAGATCAAGTATTGAGCAATCGGCATTTGCTGTGCAGTCCCTTATCTCAAAGGAGGATGTTCAAGTACAAG GTATTGTAGAGAAGACAGTAGTAGGTTCAGCTACACCGGAGTGTAAACATGAATGTGTATCACCTGATAAAGCAGGACCACGCTCATTGAAGAATGCGAGATATCCATCAAGTATTGAACAATCTAAATTTCATCTGCTGTCCCCTTCCTCGCAGGATGATGTACAAGCACAGGAAG GTACCCTAGACAAGACAGCACTAGGTTCAGCTACACCAGGGTGCAAAGATGAATATGGATTTCCTGATGAAGCAGATCCACATTCATTGAAGCACGAGAGAGGTTCATTGATTGTTGAGCAATCACCATTTAGTCTGCCGAAGACCCTTTTCTTGCAGGAAAGTGTAGAAGAACCCAGTGAATGTGTTGTCCTTTCTTCAGTAAGAGTTCAGGCAGAAAATGGAGTTTGCGAGGCAAATCTTGGTTCAGACCATGATACTATTGCATACTTTAAAGCAGTTTCCAAAAGTGGAGATTTTCAGGATACTTCTGAGCAAGATGGTGAAAATGAAG GATTAACGGAGGCTAGTCATGGACTAGAGCAGGTGGCAACTGGTCAGCTAGATTTGGAGGCTGTAAATATAATGGA GGACGCTGATTCTGAGGAAGTAGCCTATGATGAAGAAAATAAGAAGCTTGTTCATCCTACAGACATGAATTCTTTGTGTGAAAAAATAATTGTCAGCAGACCTG TTGAGCATGCTTCTGGTCTTGGTGATTCTTTATTGAGCAGGTCACTAATTCCTTCTACTGACAACAATGATGTGCTTCTGAGTTCTAATCCTTGCCTGTTTGAATCAACTAATTTCCTGGATGAAATAGATTCGTCAAATACTAAGGCTTTGCAGCAGGGTCTCAAAAAGCAGCAATGTGATGAGTGCAAGGAATACCAAATTCCTTTTGAAGCCGGTATAAACGATATGATTGAAACTGGCACTGAAAAAGACAGAGACAGTGGAGTTCCACCACTTCCATCTGAACAAACATCAAATATTCTTATGGAGCGGCTTAACACTAAGCTGCTGGGCACAGAAGCTCCGGAATTTGACCTTAGCTGTGACAAAGATGGTAGCGATTATTTAGAGACTGAACCTGCTGTGAACAATGTTTGTAGAAATATTCTTATGGACTACAGTTTACCAAAGGATTGTTCTACGGATGATTACCAGCAAATGGGGCTCTTTGAAGACCTTTCTGAACAAAAATCTCCTGACAATGCTTCTGTGTGCTGGGAGGACAGTGatccaagaggagtgtcagctaCCATTGAGAAGCCTTCACCTTCATTTGATTTAGCAATTCCAGATTTTAAACATGAAGGCGCTCTAGCAGAGGAAGCAGTGtactcaatgaagaataacactgaaAGCTGTTCACGAGATCACAGACGATCGTCCATTGGGCTTCATCACTTGTTCTTGCAGGAGTCATTAACAGGATCAGATTTGCCTGGTGATCTTGTGCTTCCAAGTACTGAGAATGAAGATGGTTCCAACACTTGTCATGCTGAAAAAATTCCAGGATTTAAACATGAAGGTGCTCTATCAGACGAAGCAGTGTACTCACTGAAGAACACTGAAAGCTCTTCACGAGATCAGAGACGATTGTCCATTGGGCTTCATCACTTGTTCTTGCAGGAATCATttaaaggatcagatgtgcatGATGATCTTGTGCTTCCAAGTACTGAGAATGAAGATGATTCCAACACTCGTCATGCTGAAAAAATGGTTTCTTCAGAACCTGATTCACATCAAGGCTCTCGTGTAGATTTAAGTATGGTTGAAGAAATTAAGGGTTTGTTTTCATCTCAGAGAGACTATGAACAAGAAG GATTCTTGAGTTCCAGCCACAAAACAGAAAATGTTGCATCTGCCCAGTTGGATATATCAGAGGATCGTAATCTCATGAGAAG GGATATTATTACCGAGGTGATCTGCAAGGAGGAAGAGAAACGTGAACTCATTCCTTCTCTTGACACTGACACCCCTTGTGGAATATCACATACTGATGAACCTG ATGAACAGCAAATAACACTGCTGCAAGCTGCGGAAACATCGGCGTCAGCAGATAAGCAGCTTAGCTCTGAGTCGGCGGAGGATGAATTTAAGGAACACAACGTTAGTAGTGAAGTAACAAGTGGCATTTTTGGTGTTGGATCGGTGAAGAGTAATCTATTCCATTTGCACGAAGACTCTCACACCAATCCTATCCAGGGAAAGGATCTCCCAAATGACCTATCTGCACCTAAATCTCCTGTACAATCCACCACTGGTCAGGCTGAGAGTCTTTTAGGATCAG GCCTTTGTCACACTGTTGTTCGAAGGAGTACAGAAGAAATCCACACGAAGCTCCAACATAAGCGTAAAGAGGAATGCAGCGAGTACATTGATGATCAAGCCACTCTCATGTCTGAACGTGCACTGTTTGGAGGATCAGTAAGTGGAATGACACTGCTGCCAACTGCAGAACCATCTTCATTGCCAGAAGAGCAGTTTGACCCTGAGCCCGAGTGTGATGGATTTGAGGAACCTGACTGTAGTTATGATGAAGATGCAAGCTACTTATTTGGTTCTGGATCTGTGAAGAACAATGTACCCCATCTGGGTCATAAGGAGGAATACTATGAGCACAGTGATGATCCATACATAAGTGGCATGCCCAAGCCCTCACTGAACGGAGAATCAGAAAGTGGAGTGGCACTGCTGCCAGCTGAAGAAACACCAGCATTGACAAATGAGCACCTTAACTTCAAGATGGAGGAACCCAGTCTTTACTTCGATATAGACATTAGTGACATGTCTGATACTGGATTAATGGAGAACGACAATCTATCTAGCTTGCCCAAAGAGAATTATATGGAAACGTGGAAACAAGGTGAGATTTCAATTGGCACGTCTGCAGCAAAGTCTCTAGGAGAATCTGCAGTTTGCTCAGATGACAAGGTTCCTGGGTCAGGAG GAACCTGCCAAACTAGTGGGCGATGA